GAGAAAGtgtgaaaaattttaaaaaataacttgAATTATCAATCAAGTGTCTTCAGTCCGCCTTGTGAAAATGTCGATCTTTAACCATCCGGAACAGCTGAAGATGCTGCAGGACCTCCTGAATCCCAATCAGAGAAGAGGCGGCATTGACTACAGCAGCAgtgaggacgaggaggagtcCATGGTCGTCCACAAGCTGAGTAAATAAAATGGATTCGTAATACATTGGTCTCAGCTAATCTTTAATTCCTTGCTAAGATCCTGGTGCAATTGGACGTCCCAAGACTGAAGATGCTGCCACTAAGGCtaagaagaaaaagaaactgaatCCTTTGTGTACTCCCTTGGTGGAGGAGGAGAAAAAGCTGCCTGAGAGTCTGGAAGAATGGCAGGATCGCCAGGAGAAGGAGGACAATGATATACTCGAAACGCGGAAGACGCCCGAGTATACGATGACCTATCGCCAAGCAGTGGGCACCGAGGATGTCTTCTTGCAGGTTAAATAGTTCTCACTTTAAATAGAAAGGATtagtaatattatatataaatatatatattagatGGGCAATCGCACTGGAGCCTCGGCCAGCTGTGAGGATCTCATAGTGGAGGTTTCCCTGCCGGACGAGGAAATGACTGCCGACAAGATGTCGCTCAGCTTGCAGGAAACTGAATTGGATTTGGGCACATGTCTGTACCGCTTGCGATTACCGCTTCCCCATCCCGTGAATGTAGATCGCTGTCATGCGAAATACGACAGTGAGCTGAAGAAACTGCGGC
This portion of the Drosophila santomea strain STO CAGO 1482 chromosome 3L, Prin_Dsan_1.1, whole genome shotgun sequence genome encodes:
- the LOC120450381 gene encoding dynein axonemal assembly factor 6; protein product: MSIFNHPEQLKMLQDLLNPNQRRGGIDYSSSEDEEESMVVHKLNPGAIGRPKTEDAATKAKKKKKLNPLCTPLVEEEKKLPESLEEWQDRQEKEDNDILETRKTPEYTMTYRQAVGTEDVFLQMGNRTGASASCEDLIVEVSLPDEEMTADKMSLSLQETELDLGTCLYRLRLPLPHPVNVDRCHAKYDSELKKLRLTLRLQRELDYVNF